Proteins from a single region of Carassius gibelio isolate Cgi1373 ecotype wild population from Czech Republic chromosome A5, carGib1.2-hapl.c, whole genome shotgun sequence:
- the zgc:158432 gene encoding uncharacterized protein zgc:158432, translated as MKVLLYVCFILFVTDEATGQTTNPACDKVNNFDECLNNGGLCDENKSRCTCFDGQPFCRCNSQKGEFYTDENCTQRWTVVTFALVASLPGLTLAVLVGVIVYMIMVSSDKSHTGEGKTAPKTSSKGQDMFPGIAFSSDINGRPPPNMRPVQEDHVLKAMPNRPYSSSSSVHPSVNSMTDGRHREPNSVYNGMRDPPLGGPVQPYSNGAVRGQIVSNPYARDSPSRNPYKEHGSSADYHSDYRQHAPSHTYEDLKPNQPYSPAPLFASSEHGNLRNGFPRPQLNLQY; from the exons ATGAAGGTCTTACTGTAcgtgtgttttattttgtttgttactGATGAAGCAACTGGACAGACAACGAACC CTGCCTGTGATAAAGTTAATAACTTTGACGAATGTTTGAATAATGGGGGGCTCTGTGATGAGAATAAGAGCAGATGTACCTGTTTCGATGGACAACCATTCTGTCG GTGCAACAGTCAAAAGGGTGAGTTTTACACTGATGAAAACTGCACTCAGAGATGGACAGTAGTGACCTTTGCCCTGGTGGCATCTCTGCCTGGTCTTACACTCGCTGTGCTGGTGGGGGTGATCGTTTACATGATAATGGTATCATCAGACAAGAGCCACACAGG tgaaGGAAAGACGGCACCCAAGACATCCTCTAAAGGGCAGGACATGTTCCCTGGAATTGCTTTTTCTTCTGATATTAAT GGTCGGCCTCCCCCAAACATGAGACCTGTGCAAGAAGATCATGTTCTGAAAGCCATGCCCAACCGCCCGTATAg TTCATCCAGCAGTGTGCATCCATCTGTTAACAGCATGACTGATGGACGACACCGTGAGCCGAACAG TGTGTACAATGGCATGCGTGACCCTCCTTTGGGAGGTCCTGTGCAGCCTTACAG CAATGGCGCAGTTCGGGGTCAGATTGTTAGCAACCCTTATGCTAGAGATTCACCCAGCCGAAACCCCTATAAAGAACACGGCTCTTCTGCAGACTACCACAGTGATTACAGACAGCATGCCCCTTCACACACATATGAAGACCTG AAACCGAACCAGCCCTATTCTCCTGCTCCACTCTTTGCTTCCTCTGAACACGGAAACCTCCGCAATGGATTTCCACGACCCCAGTTAAATCTACAATACTAG
- the LOC128005102 gene encoding immunoglobulin-binding protein 1: MAAAEDTNTTQNPSGSEAPKLSDLLDRGWKLYEEVDSTNEPSNSNAVQVKVKRGIMQLEEATGMVNQLDLFSRNEALEEISTADLKYLLLPALLGALTMKQVNRSKRLEHVQAARVYFMDFLQRCKNYDICSFQLPKTSENTADTPPEEQVNPSAPMPMSQSDLIAMATQRQAKIERFNQRKETEAKLSEIRGLVESGSADEEVVRDFYLLHVRRWVTLALEEIESINQEIEILKRMELFKQSMPQPSPPKRPPMKPFILTKDAVQAKVFGAGYPSLSTMTVDEWYEQHRRQGCLPDQGIPRSAANDDAEEDERAERERKEENDDGEALQKARDWDDWKDTHRRGYGNRKNMG, from the exons ATGGCGGCCGCCGAAGATACTAACACTACACAAAACCCCAGCGGTTCAGAGGCTCCGAAACTGTCGGATTTACTGGACCGGGGCTGGAAGCTGTATGAAGAGGTGGACTCCACAAACGAGCCGAGCAACTCCAACGCAGTTCAGGTGAAAGTGAAGCGCGGCATCATGCAGCTGGAGGAGGCGACGGGGATGGTCAATCAGCTCGACCTGTTCAG TCGTAATGAGGCACTGGAGGAGATCTCCACAGCCGACCTGAAGTACCTGTTGTTGCCGGCTCTTCTGGGAGCGCTCACCATGAAACAGGTGAACCGCAGCAAGCGGCTGGAGCATGTGCAGGCAGCCCGCGTCTACTTCATGGACTTCCTCCAGAGATGCAAGAACTATGACATATGTAGTTTTCAGCTGCCCAAAACCAGTGAGAACACCGCAGATACTCCTCCTGAGGAGCAGGTGAATCCATCAGCCCCCATGCCAATGTCACAGTCAGACctcattgccatggcaacacagAGACAAGCCAAAATTGAGAG GTTTAATCAGCGTAAGGAGACAGAAGCTAAGCTGAGTGAGATCAGGGGGCTGGTTGAATCTGGTTCAGCCGATGAAGAGGTGGTGAGAGATTTTTACCTGCTGCATGTGCGCAGGTGGGTCACCCTGGCCCTCGAGGAGATCGAATCTATCAACCAGGAGATTGAGATTCTGAAACGGATGGAGCTTTTCAAGCAG aGCATGCCCCAGCCATCTCCACCTAAAAGACCGCCTATGAAGCCTTTTATCCTGACTAAGGATGCTGTGCAGGCAAA AGTGTTTGGTGCAGGCTATCCCAGTCTTTCTACCATGACAGTGGATGAATGGTATGAGCAGCACCGGCGGCAAGGATGTTTACCTGACCAGGGCATCCCACGCAGTGCAG CAAATGACGATGCAGAGGAAGATGAGAgagcagaaagagagaggaaggaaGAGAATGATGATGGAGAGGCACTGCAGAAGGCACGTGACTGGGACGACTGGAAGGATACACACCGGAGAGGATATGGCAACCGCAAAAACATGGGCTGA